A stretch of Aedes aegypti strain LVP_AGWG chromosome 2, AaegL5.0 Primary Assembly, whole genome shotgun sequence DNA encodes these proteins:
- the LOC110675354 gene encoding superoxide dismutase [Cu-Zn]-like: protein MGLIKLYQFQPEPSWKAGATLVADNPEQQIMGTISFKQWAPGHVETAINATGLPVGKHAVHVHAFGDMREGCKSTGPHFRSSIIGNIEVKDDGNAMIDFHSPYINLFGFAGIVGRAIVIHEKPSEIYRFPDLSINNPVSFQGEEDTVGARIACGIITILDNVS from the exons ATGGGATTAATTAAACTATATCAATTCCAGCCGGAACCGTCGTGGAAGGCCGGAGCCACACTGGTGGCCGACAACCCGGAACAGCAGATCATGGGCACCATCTCGTTCAAACAGTGGGCACCGGGCCACGTGGAAACCGCCATCAATGCCACCGGTCTGCCAGTGGGCAAACATGCCGTCCACGTGCACGCTTTCGGTGACATGCGCGAGGGCTGCAAATCCACCGGACCGCATTTCCGTAGCAGTATT ATTGGAAACATCGAAGTCAAGGACGATGGCAATGCGATGATTGATTTTCACAGTCCCTACATCAATCTGTTCGGTTTCGCCGGAATCGTAGGACGGGCCATTGTGATCCACGAGAAACCATCGGAGATCTACCGCTTCCCGGATCTGTCGATTAACAATCCGGTGTCGTTCCAGGGCGAAGAAGACACGGTTGGAGCACGGATTGCCTGCGGTATCATTACTATTCTGGATAATGTGTCATAG
- the LOC5563740 gene encoding glutamate receptor ionotropic, NMDA 1 gives MNTYKTYRRVETVATFNETMKLYMVPLMLYVCSCTQASNYQMQVIRDLLYQFRRSKVLLKTCGDSEEQVVFHKLMNLRNEEIEFKYFGVLHKNVSHRTVTIMDLSCHNFSEEYNETMQKFKWILFDSHAVNQNATDVAIPQLIHSEVFLITENANHYNIWQFSKLFPTYPTTRQLYASWRLDSVPHLQLNSEVFADRWNLQGARLKASVVCSSSEINTSAKADKAVTTALANILNASVTFHCTPNWKQGLIHDLRTGSTDLGATPSYMTPDRLKSVQFLAMTGPLNYKFIYRSPKLSYTDNVFLLSFHDRVWMSIGAVILLATALQLIITHFEPDHPGQLGVSDALLNMIGIASQQEALINPQSVSSRTLNIVMLISLMFLYICFSANIVALIQSPTARVRTLGDLLRWGFQLSAQDSDINRIFMANESNSLRNTIYTTIRNSNGFLPVANGTERIRQGLAAFHGDTNQIYRYMIDQFDENEKCNLNEINFLPPLQGYYTVAKDSPLAEHVKYGLLKLRELGFLQREIAMHYQRKPACIGENLFVPISMIDAIFSIQLMGWALVLTIVIFALEVTWKRYNANLFVVRWIQRKIAKHRNK, from the exons ATGAATACCTATAAAACGTATAGAAGAGTTGAAACCGTAGCCACTTTTAACGAAACGATGAAGCTTTACATGGTTCCATTGATGTTGTACGTTTGCAGTTGTACTCAGGCAAGCAATTACCAAATGCAAGTGATAAGAGATTTGCTATACCAATTCCGTCGATCGAAAGTGTTATTGAAAACCTGTGGTGATTCTGAAGAACAAGTTGTTTTTCATAAATTGATGAATTTAAGGAATGAGGAAatcgaatttaaatattttggagTCCTACACAAGAATGTTAGCCATCGTACAGTTACCATTATGGATTTGTCTTGTCATAACTTTAGTGAGGAATATAACGAGACTATGCAGAAATTCAAATGGATTCTGTTTGACAGCCATGCTGTGAATCAGAATGCTACGGATGTAGCGATACCTCAATTGATACATAGTGAAGTGTTCCTGATCACAGAAAATGCAAACCATTATAACATTTGGCAGTTTTCCAAATTATTTCCTACATATCCCACAACCAGACAGCTGTACGCGTCCTGGCGATTGGATAGTGTACCACATCTCCAATTGAACAGTGAAGTCTTCGCCGACCGCTGGAATCTCCAAGGCGCGCGCCTCAAAGCGTCGGTTGTCTGCTCCAGTTCCGAAATCAACACCTCAGCAAAAGCCGACAAGGCCGTAACGACCGCCTTAGCAAACATTCTCAACGCCTCAGTCACCTTTCACTGTACCCCGAACTGGAAACAAGGTTTGATCCATGATCTACGCACTGGATCAACAGATCTTGGTGCAACACCGAGCTACATGACCCCCGATCGCTTGAAATCCGTCCAATTCCTTGCGATGACCGGACCACTCAACTACAAATTCATCTACAGATCGCCCAAGCTATCCTACACGGATAACGTATTCCTACTATCCTTTCACGATCGCGTTTGGATGTCCATCGGAGCAGTAATTCTGCTAGCAACGGCCCTACAGCTGATCATAACGCACTTCGAGCCAGATCACCCCGGACAGCTCGGAGTCAGCGACGCCTTGTTGAACATGATCGGTATCGCCAGTCAACAGGAGGCGTTGATCAATCCGCAATCGGTTTCATCCCGCACGTTGAACATCGTTATGTTGATCAGCTTGATGTTCCTGTACATTTGTTTTTCGGCTAACATCGTGGCGTTGATTCAGTCGCCGACGGCACGAGTTCGAACGCTGGGTGATTTATTACGGTGGGGATTCCAACTGTCGGCCCAGGATAGTGATATTAATCGGATTTTTATGGCG AACGAGTCCAATTCCCTACGAAACACCATCTACACCACCATCCGAAATTCCAACGGTTTTCTCCCGGTGGCCAACGGAACCGAACGGATACGCCAAGGTCTGGCCGCATTCCACGGCGACACGAACCAAATCTACCGCTACATGATCGACCAGTTCGACGAGAACGAAAAGTGCAATCTGAACGAGATCAATTTTCTACCCCCGCTACAAGGATACTACACCGTTGCGAAGGATTCTCCTTTGGCGGAACATGTTAAATATGG ACTATTGAAACTGCGCGAactgggattcttgcagaggGAAATCGCAATGCATTACCAACGCAAACCAGCCTGCATAGGAGAGAACCTTTTCGTTCCGATTTCGATGATCGATGCCATTTTCAGCATTCAATTGATGGGATGGGCTTTGGTACTTACGATCGTTATTTTTGCGCTGGAAGTTACCTGGAAACGGTACAATGCGAACCTGTTTGTTGTAAGGTGGATCCAACGGAAAATCGCAAAACATAGAAACAAATGA